One Cyanobium sp. AMD-g genomic window carries:
- a CDS encoding type II toxin-antitoxin system VapC family toxin — MIYLDTSVVVALLTPEALSPRALEWLEQCRDTLISSDWLITETHSALGLKQRHHSLSPEARTAAGEHFERLLQGGVDLRSLDRDRFRQAAELLQDPALGLRAGDALHLAVALHSRCSHLASFDGRMRQAAAALGLAPALD; from the coding sequence GTGATCTACCTGGACACCAGCGTCGTGGTCGCGCTGCTGACCCCGGAAGCGCTCAGCCCGCGGGCACTGGAATGGCTGGAGCAGTGCCGCGACACCCTGATCAGCAGCGACTGGCTGATCACCGAAACCCACAGCGCCCTCGGCCTCAAGCAGCGCCACCACTCCCTCAGCCCGGAGGCCCGCACCGCCGCCGGAGAGCATTTCGAACGCCTGTTGCAGGGCGGGGTTGACCTGCGCTCCCTCGATCGGGACCGTTTCCGCCAGGCCGCTGAGCTGCTGCAGGATCCCGCTCTCGGCTTGCGGGCCGGTGATGCCCTGCACCTGGCGGTGGCCCTGCACAGCCGCTGCTCCCACCTGGCCAGCTTCGACGGGCGGATGCGGCAGGCCGCCGCCGCCCTGGGCCTGGCACCAGCTCTGGACTAG
- a CDS encoding YccF domain-containing protein, with the protein MLRFLLNVLWFVLGGFVMGLGWWLAGLVAAITIVGIPWARACFVIGNFSFWPFGYEAVSRRELTGRMDFGTGPLGLVGNVIWFLLAGWWLAIGHLSAAVACFVTIVGIPFGIQHIKLALIALAPIGMQVVPVRR; encoded by the coding sequence ATGCTGCGCTTCCTGCTCAACGTCCTCTGGTTCGTGCTCGGGGGCTTCGTGATGGGCCTGGGCTGGTGGCTGGCCGGCCTGGTGGCGGCGATCACGATCGTGGGGATCCCCTGGGCCCGGGCCTGCTTCGTGATCGGCAACTTCTCCTTCTGGCCGTTCGGCTACGAAGCCGTCAGCCGCCGGGAGCTCACCGGCCGCATGGATTTCGGCACCGGTCCGCTGGGGCTGGTGGGCAACGTGATCTGGTTCCTGCTGGCCGGCTGGTGGCTGGCGATCGGCCACCTCAGCGCCGCGGTGGCCTGTTTCGTGACGATCGTGGGCATCCCCTTCGGCATCCAGCACATCAAGCTGGCCCTGATCGCCCTGGCGCCGATCGGGATGCAGGTGGTGCCGGTGCGGCGCTAG
- a CDS encoding type II toxin-antitoxin system Phd/YefM family antitoxin, translated as MKTVGAFEAKTHLSTLLEEVAGGEEILITRHGKPLARLVPVDSDGRERRLEAIARLRSFATGRRLNGLSIAALRDEGRRC; from the coding sequence ATGAAAACAGTCGGTGCCTTCGAAGCCAAGACCCACCTCTCCACCCTGCTGGAAGAGGTGGCCGGCGGCGAGGAGATCCTGATCACCCGCCACGGCAAACCATTGGCACGGCTGGTCCCGGTGGACTCGGATGGGCGTGAGCGGCGCCTCGAGGCCATCGCCCGTCTGCGCAGCTTCGCAACGGGCCGGCGACTCAACGGCCTCTCCATCGCTGCGTTGCGGGACGAAGGCCGCAGGTGCTGA
- the rsmI gene encoding 16S rRNA (cytidine(1402)-2'-O)-methyltransferase: MQEPVQEQEPAAGVLYLVGTPIGNLDDLSPRARRVLAGVSRVACEDTRRSGLLLHHLGLRVPLLSFHQHNQTARIPQLLAALEAGEAIALISDAGLPGVSDPGQELAAAARAAGRQVICIPGPSAVTTALVSSGLPSGRFCFEGFLPPKGGPRRQRLEALAGEERTMVLFEAPHRLLALLEDLLAVLGDRPLQVARELTKRHEEQVGPSVAAALAHFQRTPPQGECTLVLGGAPPAAAPVWNETELRHALAELVRGGLSNREAARSLALSSGHSRRALYALLHQEPADCSPPPATP; this comes from the coding sequence GTGCAGGAACCGGTGCAGGAGCAGGAACCCGCCGCCGGCGTTCTCTATCTGGTGGGCACCCCCATCGGCAACCTCGACGACCTCTCCCCCCGGGCCCGGCGCGTGCTGGCGGGGGTCAGCCGGGTCGCCTGCGAGGACACCCGCCGCAGCGGCCTGCTGCTGCACCACCTCGGCCTGCGGGTGCCCCTGCTCAGCTTCCACCAGCACAACCAGACGGCCCGCATCCCCCAGCTGCTGGCGGCCCTGGAGGCGGGCGAAGCGATCGCCCTGATCAGCGATGCCGGCCTGCCGGGGGTGTCGGATCCCGGCCAGGAGCTGGCGGCCGCCGCCCGCGCCGCCGGCCGCCAGGTGATCTGCATCCCCGGCCCCAGCGCCGTCACCACCGCCCTGGTGAGCAGCGGCCTGCCCTCGGGCCGCTTCTGCTTCGAGGGGTTCCTGCCCCCGAAGGGCGGGCCCCGGCGCCAGCGACTCGAGGCCCTGGCCGGCGAGGAGCGCACGATGGTGCTGTTCGAAGCCCCCCACCGGCTGCTGGCCCTGCTCGAAGACCTGCTGGCGGTGCTGGGCGACCGGCCCCTGCAGGTGGCCCGGGAACTCACCAAGCGCCACGAGGAACAGGTGGGCCCCAGTGTGGCGGCGGCCCTGGCGCACTTCCAACGCACCCCGCCCCAGGGGGAGTGCACCCTGGTGCTGGGCGGGGCCCCGCCGGCGGCCGCCCCCGTCTGGAACGAAACCGAGCTGCGCCACGCCCTGGCCGAGCTGGTGCGGGGCGGCCTCAGCAACCGGGAGGCCGCCCGCAGCCTGGCGCTCAGCAGCGGCCACAGCCGCCGGGCCCTTTACGCCCTGCTGCACCAGGAACCGGCAGACTGCTCGCCTCCACCTGCGACGCCGTGA
- a CDS encoding type II toxin-antitoxin system VapC family toxin — protein sequence MLSFVPDVSAVCAWCFEDERTAASEALLARLTECALCVPALFLWELGNVLLMAERRGRITAADRSRFLALVVQLNLGIDPADPHVVWHDVLSLAAQHRLTSYDAAYLELAMRAGLPLASRDNALLAAARACGLELLAC from the coding sequence GTGCTGAGCTTCGTCCCTGACGTTTCAGCCGTGTGCGCCTGGTGTTTTGAGGACGAGCGCACGGCGGCTTCGGAGGCGCTCCTGGCCCGATTGACGGAGTGCGCACTCTGCGTTCCGGCGCTCTTCCTCTGGGAACTGGGCAACGTGCTGCTGATGGCAGAACGGCGCGGCCGGATCACCGCGGCGGATCGGAGCCGCTTCCTTGCCCTGGTGGTTCAACTCAACCTGGGCATTGATCCTGCGGATCCGCACGTCGTGTGGCACGACGTGCTGAGCCTGGCGGCGCAGCATCGCCTCACCAGCTACGACGCCGCCTATCTGGAACTGGCCATGCGTGCAGGTCTCCCCCTGGCCAGTCGCGACAACGCGCTTCTGGCAGCCGCACGGGCCTGCGGGCTGGAACTGCTCGCCTGCTGA
- a CDS encoding 3'(2'),5'-bisphosphate nucleotidase CysQ: MMPSPFALPDGIGCEPLLVELRRLAWGAADILRAYARGEVPPYGFPPALSVDHGGEGPVSAADLAVNRWLLDGLAAAFPAAGWTLLSEETAAEVLVPGQPLDAEWLWILDPLDGTKDFLQGTGEYAVHLALVHGQRPVLGVVLLPEPEELWFGLLGAGGAGTGAGQAWRENRAGACFAPALSGRSEELVLVASRNHRDDRLEQLLADLRPARSLAIGSVGGKVATILRGEADLYISLSGRSAPKDWDMAAPEAVLRAAGGGFDHADGRPLLYNTGDVRQAGCLIASHGPAHAAICRRAAEAMATIDPGFAV; this comes from the coding sequence ATGATGCCGTCTCCCTTCGCCCTGCCCGACGGCATCGGCTGTGAACCCCTGCTGGTGGAGCTGCGCCGGCTGGCCTGGGGCGCGGCCGACATCCTGCGGGCCTACGCCCGCGGCGAAGTGCCCCCCTACGGCTTTCCGCCGGCCCTGAGCGTCGACCATGGCGGCGAGGGGCCGGTATCGGCGGCGGATCTGGCGGTGAACCGCTGGCTGCTGGATGGCCTGGCGGCGGCCTTCCCGGCCGCCGGCTGGACCCTGCTGAGTGAGGAGACCGCCGCCGAGGTGCTGGTGCCGGGCCAGCCGCTGGATGCTGAATGGCTGTGGATCCTCGATCCCCTCGACGGCACCAAGGATTTCCTGCAGGGCACCGGCGAGTACGCCGTCCATCTGGCCCTGGTGCACGGCCAGCGTCCCGTGCTGGGGGTGGTGCTGCTGCCGGAGCCGGAAGAGCTCTGGTTCGGGCTGCTGGGCGCCGGGGGGGCCGGGACTGGGGCGGGGCAGGCCTGGCGGGAGAACCGGGCCGGCGCGTGTTTCGCCCCTGCCCTGAGCGGCCGCAGCGAGGAGCTGGTGCTGGTGGCCAGCCGCAACCACCGCGACGACCGCCTGGAGCAGCTGCTGGCCGACCTGCGGCCCGCCCGCAGCCTGGCGATCGGCAGTGTCGGGGGCAAGGTGGCCACGATCCTGCGGGGCGAGGCCGACCTCTACATCTCCCTGTCGGGGCGCAGTGCCCCGAAGGACTGGGACATGGCGGCGCCGGAAGCGGTGCTGCGGGCCGCCGGTGGCGGCTTCGACCATGCCGATGGCCGGCCGCTGCTCTACAACACGGGCGATGTGCGCCAGGCGGGCTGCCTGATCGCCAGCCATGGCCCGGCCCATGCGGCGATCTGTCGCCGTGCCGCTGAGGCGATGGCGACGATCGATCCGGGCTTTGCCGTTTGA
- a CDS encoding AbrB/MazE/SpoVT family DNA-binding domain-containing protein, which translates to MVRIHQGALADTSGGPGHKAQQADVDSRIYSLSATAELDALTPPQSNQPQPSRRQQDPVRHFQQSIRRWGNSLAIRIPADCLRQAGLREGDPIEIVVGADGRLSLEPVQRLDRRALAADLRQLQATMPITPSVIEACREQERW; encoded by the coding sequence ATGGTTCGAATCCATCAGGGGGCGTTGGCAGACACGAGTGGGGGTCCGGGGCACAAAGCCCAGCAAGCCGATGTAGATTCACGTATCTACAGCCTGTCGGCAACGGCCGAGCTGGACGCCTTGACGCCGCCCCAGTCCAATCAACCCCAACCCAGTCGACGACAGCAGGATCCTGTCCGGCACTTCCAGCAGTCGATCCGCCGCTGGGGCAACAGCTTGGCCATCCGGATCCCCGCCGATTGCCTGCGTCAGGCCGGCCTGCGGGAAGGTGACCCGATCGAGATCGTCGTCGGAGCCGACGGCCGGCTGAGCCTGGAGCCCGTGCAACGACTGGATCGCCGCGCGCTGGCCGCCGACCTGCGCCAGCTGCAGGCCACCATGCCGATCACACCATCGGTGATCGAAGCCTGCCGGGAGCAGGAGCGCTGGTGA